A genomic window from Flintibacter sp. KGMB00164 includes:
- a CDS encoding carboxypeptidase M32 — MTKTMQKLRDIQKKLYAFQYAANLIDFDSQAVAPSEGYPGRGEALEVLSGLKYEIIADPALPEMLQQARKDPLNEQQAAEVRELQRMYDEISKIPAEEYAAFVKLTTESVNAWEKAKAASDFSVFAPYLEKIVDYRRRTAAYFDPDKKPYDVWLDQYEKGLSMVQCDQFFAQLKAKIQPLVQAIVQKGAGASCDFLNNTWPVEGQKKLSEAVMTIMGVDHGHCVLGESEHPFTQELYKGDVRITTHYYENDLLSNLYSVIHECGHALYELHMADRLQYTCLSGGASMSLHESQSRLCENYLGRSLPFIRNLWPVLQQHFPQQLEHVTPEEFYKAANQCQPSLIRTEADEVTYCLHIMVRYELEKRLLDGSLTVAELPKAWNAMMKELLGVDVPDDARGVLQDIHWAEGSFGYFPSYALGTAYGAQILAEMYKTLDVNGLLEAGDWGPINDWLEKKIWQYGKEKTPDQLLYSACGAEFDPQIYTDYLVKKYSAIYDLS, encoded by the coding sequence ATGACAAAAACTATGCAGAAGCTGCGAGATATCCAAAAAAAGTTGTATGCATTTCAGTATGCGGCAAATCTGATTGATTTTGACTCACAAGCCGTGGCTCCCAGTGAGGGGTATCCTGGCCGGGGTGAGGCGTTGGAAGTTTTAAGTGGATTGAAGTATGAAATCATTGCTGATCCAGCACTACCCGAGATGCTGCAGCAAGCGCGCAAGGATCCTTTGAACGAGCAGCAAGCGGCTGAAGTGAGAGAATTACAGCGCATGTACGATGAGATCAGCAAAATCCCGGCGGAAGAATATGCGGCATTTGTAAAACTGACCACTGAGTCTGTCAATGCTTGGGAGAAAGCGAAAGCGGCCAGTGACTTTTCCGTGTTTGCGCCGTATTTGGAGAAGATCGTGGATTACCGGCGTCGTACGGCGGCATATTTTGATCCGGATAAGAAGCCCTATGATGTATGGCTGGATCAGTATGAAAAAGGCTTATCCATGGTTCAGTGTGACCAATTCTTTGCTCAGTTGAAGGCCAAAATACAGCCTTTGGTGCAGGCGATCGTACAAAAGGGTGCGGGTGCTTCCTGCGATTTTTTAAACAATACCTGGCCGGTAGAGGGGCAGAAAAAGCTGTCAGAAGCCGTGATGACGATCATGGGGGTGGATCACGGACACTGTGTGCTGGGAGAAAGCGAACATCCCTTTACTCAAGAGTTATATAAAGGAGATGTGAGAATCACCACACACTACTATGAAAATGACTTGCTCAGCAACCTGTACTCTGTGATCCATGAGTGCGGCCATGCCCTGTATGAGCTTCACATGGCGGACCGGCTGCAGTATACCTGTCTATCCGGCGGTGCTTCTATGAGCTTGCACGAAAGTCAAAGCCGGCTGTGCGAAAATTATCTTGGGCGTAGTCTTCCATTTATTCGGAACTTGTGGCCCGTTTTGCAGCAGCACTTCCCACAGCAGCTTGAACACGTTACTCCGGAGGAATTTTACAAAGCGGCGAATCAATGCCAGCCAAGCCTAATTCGGACAGAGGCAGATGAGGTTACCTATTGTCTGCATATTATGGTGCGGTATGAGCTGGAAAAGCGCCTGTTAGACGGTTCGCTGACAGTGGCAGAGCTTCCCAAGGCATGGAATGCCATGATGAAGGAGCTGTTGGGTGTGGATGTGCCCGATGATGCCCGGGGAGTTTTGCAGGATATCCACTGGGCGGAAGGAAGCTTCGGCTACTTCCCCAGCTATGCGCTAGGTACAGCCTATGGCGCCCAAATTTTGGCCGAGATGTATAAGACTCTGGATGTGAATGGGTTGCTGGAGGCTGGCGATTGGGGCCCGATCAATGACTGGCTGGAGAAAAAGATCTGGCAGTACGGGAAAGAAAAAACCCCGGATCAATTGCTGTACAGTGCATGCGGTGCGGAGTTTGATCCTCAAATTTATACCGATTATCTGGTGAAAAAATACTCCGCAATTTATGATCTTTCCTGA
- a CDS encoding MATE family efflux transporter: MEKTLIFSSASEVRFRAVLRFIVPTYLTSLFNTLYTIVDGIFVSSYVGTNALAAINIVYPIVNVLYGIALIFATGGSAVAALLIGSRREEEANRAFSVSLICSLLLGCGISLLFGLNLSPVLDWLGATPATMADCQTYAIWWLMGAPLVIGKELFTYFIRVDGAPTYSFLTALAGGICNIVLDYLLVARLDMGIQGAAAATILGLLLSFCMGVFYFAARKKIFRFTTHGLTSSLASRCMVNGVSECVNQLAIAITTVVFNRTAMVFAGEDGIAAVSIIMYLQFLVIGIYFGFSMGIAPPLGYAYGDGQRDVCRVLESYARRFFTVAPFVLYAMTYFLAPLGVSFFAQPQSSVYTLAVSGMRLYGLGFLFSGISIFCAIRFMAYGKGHLSGIITFLRSFALLLLFLTLLPKLLELNGVWLAVPFAEVLTLLVALGITRTEEQPAKA; this comes from the coding sequence ATGGAAAAAACCTTGATATTTTCTTCTGCAAGTGAGGTCCGGTTTCGCGCGGTTCTGCGTTTTATCGTCCCAACCTACCTGACTTCCTTGTTCAATACATTATATACCATTGTGGACGGCATTTTTGTCTCCTCCTATGTTGGCACCAACGCGCTGGCTGCCATCAACATCGTATACCCCATTGTTAATGTACTGTACGGCATCGCCCTGATCTTTGCCACCGGCGGCAGTGCGGTGGCCGCTCTGCTCATCGGCTCCAGGAGAGAGGAGGAGGCCAACCGTGCCTTTTCTGTCAGTCTTATTTGTTCTCTTCTTCTGGGATGCGGGATCTCCCTGCTTTTTGGACTGAATCTGTCTCCTGTGCTGGACTGGCTGGGGGCTACCCCCGCCACCATGGCAGACTGTCAAACCTACGCGATCTGGTGGTTGATGGGCGCTCCGCTGGTCATCGGCAAGGAATTGTTCACCTATTTCATTCGGGTGGACGGGGCGCCTACATACAGCTTTCTGACCGCGCTGGCCGGCGGGATCTGCAACATTGTGCTGGACTATCTGCTGGTGGCCCGGCTGGACATGGGCATCCAGGGTGCTGCCGCAGCAACTATTCTGGGACTGCTTCTTTCCTTCTGCATGGGCGTATTCTATTTTGCCGCGCGGAAGAAAATCTTTCGCTTTACTACCCACGGTCTGACGTCCTCTCTGGCCTCCCGCTGTATGGTCAATGGCGTCTCAGAATGTGTCAATCAGCTGGCCATTGCCATTACCACGGTGGTATTTAACCGCACCGCCATGGTCTTCGCCGGAGAGGACGGCATTGCGGCGGTCTCTATCATCATGTATCTGCAATTTCTGGTCATCGGCATCTACTTTGGGTTCTCCATGGGTATCGCACCGCCCCTTGGCTACGCCTACGGTGACGGGCAGCGGGATGTCTGCCGGGTTTTGGAGTCCTATGCCCGGCGCTTCTTTACGGTTGCTCCCTTTGTTTTATATGCCATGACCTATTTTCTGGCTCCGCTGGGGGTGAGCTTCTTTGCCCAGCCGCAAAGCAGTGTCTACACTCTGGCTGTCTCCGGGATGCGGCTGTACGGACTTGGCTTTCTCTTCTCGGGCATCAGCATCTTCTGCGCCATCCGCTTTATGGCCTATGGAAAGGGACACCTGTCCGGCATCATCACTTTTCTGCGCTCCTTTGCCCTGCTGCTTCTGTTTTTGACGTTGCTCCCCAAGCTGCTGGAACTCAACGGTGTCTGGCTTGCCGTTCCTTTTGCCGAGGTTTTAACCTTATTGGTTGCCCTGGGCATCACCCGCACGGAAGAGCAGCCCGCCAAAGCATAA
- a CDS encoding MerR family transcriptional regulator: protein MEKTFQIGEIARFFDLAPSTLRYWEECGILAPDKNKENQYRTYSVSDLMAISDAVFYKSLGLPLKQIRDMEQTTPGQHRELLEEKMGELVALQEQVRLRMEKLRCHLAAIDEVERLRTRPYAIEDIDTECIVSFDLIEQDKLRQYIGNPYLYSRVQHSCCLQQEHRGLTVPTEQLDQFPPEQILWQNCGGTYAACLMREEHTQPYKNNLQQQLAHIQKSYRTGAIISRFLLCAREDGELYDFYKTFVEVFPKEWDGQAESQYSIFLKEN, encoded by the coding sequence ATGGAAAAAACGTTTCAAATTGGAGAGATTGCCCGCTTTTTTGATCTGGCCCCATCCACGCTGCGGTATTGGGAAGAATGTGGGATTTTAGCGCCGGACAAAAATAAGGAGAATCAGTACCGGACCTATTCCGTATCCGACCTGATGGCCATTTCCGATGCTGTGTTTTATAAGAGCCTGGGGCTCCCCCTCAAGCAGATTCGGGACATGGAACAAACAACGCCCGGTCAGCACAGGGAGTTGCTGGAGGAGAAAATGGGCGAACTGGTGGCATTGCAGGAGCAGGTGCGGCTGCGGATGGAAAAACTACGCTGCCATCTGGCGGCCATTGACGAGGTGGAGCGGTTAAGAACGCGGCCTTACGCCATTGAGGATATTGATACGGAATGTATCGTCTCCTTTGACCTGATTGAGCAGGACAAGCTGCGCCAGTACATCGGAAATCCGTATCTCTATTCCCGGGTACAGCACTCCTGTTGTTTGCAGCAGGAGCACCGGGGACTGACGGTGCCGACAGAGCAGCTGGACCAGTTCCCGCCCGAGCAGATTTTGTGGCAGAATTGCGGCGGCACCTATGCCGCATGCCTGATGAGAGAAGAACATACCCAGCCCTACAAAAATAACCTGCAGCAGCAGCTTGCCCATATCCAGAAGTCGTACCGGACGGGAGCCATCATCAGCCGGTTTTTGCTGTGTGCCCGGGAAGATGGAGAGTTATATGACTTTTACAAGACCTTTGTGGAGGTCTTCCCCAAGGAATGGGACGGGCAGGCAGAGTCCCAATACAGTATTTTTCTAAAGGAGAATTGA
- a CDS encoding CatA-like O-acetyltransferase encodes MDYQEIDLETWPRKEHYLHFTKQAKCFVSITKDVDVTKLRAAAKTCGRSFYIAFLYVICKVINRHSEFKLAYLPQEEKLVQWDEVLPSHLVFHEENETFTCIWSRWEPDFEAFYRGCQEDIAAGKEYRGYRVPGMPENTFCVSCLPWIKYSALDINLCGDGLFLAPMISWGKAELDGGRMRMPLSFEIHHGAADGFHIARFYDEVEQEAVALAEYLSAFGGKSVCC; translated from the coding sequence ATGGATTATCAAGAGATCGATCTGGAGACCTGGCCCCGCAAGGAGCACTATCTCCATTTCACCAAACAGGCAAAGTGCTTTGTGTCCATCACAAAGGACGTGGACGTCACCAAGCTTCGGGCTGCGGCAAAAACCTGCGGCAGAAGCTTTTACATTGCCTTTTTATATGTGATCTGCAAGGTAATCAACCGGCACAGCGAATTTAAGCTGGCCTATCTGCCTCAGGAGGAAAAGCTGGTGCAATGGGATGAGGTCCTCCCCTCCCATTTGGTCTTCCACGAAGAGAATGAGACCTTTACCTGCATCTGGTCCCGGTGGGAGCCGGACTTTGAAGCGTTCTACCGCGGGTGCCAGGAAGATATCGCGGCGGGCAAGGAGTACCGAGGCTACCGTGTGCCGGGGATGCCGGAGAATACATTCTGCGTCTCCTGCCTGCCGTGGATCAAGTATTCTGCCTTGGATATTAACCTCTGCGGGGACGGCCTGTTTTTGGCGCCCATGATCAGCTGGGGAAAAGCGGAGCTGGACGGCGGCCGCATGAGAATGCCCCTCTCCTTTGAAATCCATCATGGAGCGGCAGATGGCTTCCATATTGCCCGCTTTTATGACGAGGTGGAGCAGGAAGCAGTTGCGCTGGCGGAGTATTTGTCGGCCTTTGGCGGGAAGAGTGTCTGCTGCTGA
- a CDS encoding aminotransferase class I/II-fold pyridoxal phosphate-dependent enzyme — protein sequence MHTVCSSDVLTQCSLAQAEYQDWMNQGLKLNMARGKPGRQQLDLVSGLLTALTDPAECFDDGIDARNYGEIAGLSSARSLFAELLGCLPEQVFVGGNSSLTLMYDTIAKAMTHGLLHSERPWSQQKGLKWLCPAPGYDRHFKITESFGFELITVPMTPEGPDMDVVDQLIQDPCVKGMWNVPKYSNPDGIVYSAQTVQRLAAMKPAAPDFLLMWDNAYCVHEFEGEFLPFADIISLCAQNGNPDMVFEYASTSKITIPGAGVACFACSQANMEYMLRLLDVQVISYDKVNQLRHVRYLKDKPHVLDLMKQHAEILKQRFDVVTSTLEKEIAPLGLATWNRPKGGYFVSVNTLPGLAKRTIQLCRQAGVIMTNAGATFPYGIDPKDQNIRIAPSYPSVSELQQAMDVFCCCLKCAAFEQMNQNS from the coding sequence ATGCATACAGTCTGTTCCAGTGATGTCCTGACCCAATGCAGCTTAGCCCAGGCAGAGTATCAGGATTGGATGAACCAAGGGCTCAAGCTGAACATGGCGCGGGGTAAACCCGGCCGGCAGCAGCTGGACTTGGTTTCCGGCCTTCTCACCGCATTGACTGACCCCGCAGAGTGCTTTGACGACGGCATCGACGCCCGGAACTATGGCGAGATTGCCGGCTTATCCAGCGCAAGAAGTCTCTTCGCAGAGCTGCTTGGCTGTCTTCCTGAACAGGTATTCGTGGGCGGTAACTCCAGTCTGACCCTGATGTATGATACCATTGCAAAGGCCATGACCCACGGTCTGCTGCACAGCGAACGGCCCTGGAGTCAACAAAAGGGGCTCAAATGGCTCTGTCCCGCTCCCGGCTATGACCGGCATTTTAAGATCACAGAGTCTTTCGGATTTGAACTGATTACCGTACCTATGACGCCGGAAGGCCCCGACATGGATGTGGTGGACCAGCTGATTCAGGATCCGTGTGTGAAAGGAATGTGGAACGTTCCGAAATACTCCAATCCGGATGGAATCGTCTATTCTGCCCAAACCGTCCAGCGCCTGGCCGCTATGAAACCTGCCGCTCCGGATTTTCTGCTGATGTGGGACAACGCTTATTGCGTACATGAGTTTGAGGGGGAATTCCTCCCCTTTGCCGATATCATAAGTCTCTGCGCACAAAACGGAAATCCGGACATGGTATTTGAATATGCTTCCACCTCCAAAATTACCATCCCGGGTGCTGGTGTGGCATGCTTTGCCTGCAGCCAGGCAAATATGGAGTATATGCTCCGACTGCTGGATGTCCAGGTCATCAGCTATGATAAGGTTAATCAGCTGCGGCATGTTCGGTATCTGAAAGACAAGCCCCATGTTTTAGACCTCATGAAGCAGCATGCCGAGATTTTAAAGCAACGGTTTGATGTGGTAACAAGCACCCTGGAGAAGGAAATCGCACCCTTGGGACTGGCCACCTGGAATCGCCCCAAAGGGGGCTACTTTGTCTCAGTAAACACCCTTCCCGGACTGGCTAAACGCACGATTCAGCTCTGCAGGCAGGCCGGCGTGATCATGACCAACGCAGGGGCCACCTTCCCCTATGGCATCGACCCAAAGGATCAGAATATTCGCATTGCGCCCTCGTATCCCTCTGTGTCTGAACTTCAGCAGGCCATGGATGTGTTTTGCTGCTGTTTAAAGTGCGCCGCCTTTGAGCAGATGAACCAAAACAGCTAA
- a CDS encoding aspartate/glutamate racemase family protein, which translates to MKKYRVGLIRVLTTDDTQLMQMHGALIEQYFPMLQVESRCIPDQPEGIHDDQSMALGVPKVVAMAKEMWQEGFDAIIVSCAGDPGVAQARQAVPIPVIGAGESTAALCMFYGSHPAVLGITEDVPAGYRRVFGDHIVDNARGKGVESVLDLMTPQGYSATVEQAQRQKQLGADVIALSCTGMSSIQIAPALERETGLPVLDPVMCEGLMTLFELIRKDARTE; encoded by the coding sequence ATGAAGAAATACAGAGTTGGCCTGATCCGCGTATTGACCACAGATGACACCCAGCTGATGCAGATGCACGGGGCGCTGATCGAACAGTATTTCCCCATGCTGCAGGTCGAATCCCGTTGTATCCCAGACCAGCCGGAGGGAATCCACGACGACCAGTCTATGGCCTTAGGCGTTCCCAAGGTGGTGGCTATGGCAAAAGAAATGTGGCAAGAGGGCTTTGACGCGATCATTGTCAGCTGTGCCGGAGACCCCGGAGTTGCACAAGCGCGCCAGGCAGTTCCCATCCCGGTCATCGGGGCTGGGGAGAGTACTGCTGCCCTATGCATGTTCTATGGCAGCCACCCCGCTGTGCTGGGAATCACCGAGGATGTTCCGGCCGGTTATCGGCGAGTCTTTGGCGATCATATTGTAGATAACGCCCGCGGCAAGGGCGTCGAGAGCGTCCTCGACCTGATGACGCCCCAGGGGTATTCCGCCACCGTGGAGCAGGCACAGCGGCAAAAGCAGCTGGGCGCAGACGTCATCGCTCTAAGCTGTACCGGGATGTCCAGCATTCAAATTGCTCCGGCCCTGGAACGAGAAACCGGCCTTCCCGTGCTGGACCCTGTAATGTGCGAGGGTCTGATGACCCTCTTCGAACTGATTCGAAAAGACGCTCGAACCGAATGA
- a CDS encoding aminopeptidase codes for MNLVEIGTRVLTSCMDVKAGETVLVVTDDEKFQIGQALYQAAKELGADAMLVTMSPREVSGQEPPASIAAAMKAADVVLCPMSTSITHTRAKIEAAKAGARIATMPNITEDMFRQGAMTADYDTVMELTNRVTEMLTQASTARIEKDGHVLTLDLAGRPGIPSPGVYREKGQAGNLPSGEAYIAPLESGSNGSMIIDGSMVGIGLLESPLQVQVKDGKLQSIQGAEAEKVGFLLNNERNATLCELGIGTNYAARLTGVILEDEKAYQTVHIAFGTNIGFGGTNKADCHIDGIIKNPTLYLDDVLVLKDGAFQI; via the coding sequence ATGAATCTGGTAGAAATCGGAACCCGTGTACTGACTTCCTGCATGGATGTAAAAGCGGGGGAGACGGTACTGGTGGTGACGGACGACGAAAAGTTTCAGATCGGCCAGGCACTGTATCAAGCAGCTAAGGAACTGGGCGCGGACGCCATGCTGGTAACCATGTCCCCCCGCGAGGTATCCGGGCAGGAGCCTCCCGCCTCCATTGCCGCTGCCATGAAGGCCGCCGATGTGGTTTTGTGCCCCATGAGCACCTCCATCACCCATACCCGCGCCAAGATCGAAGCGGCAAAGGCCGGGGCGCGGATCGCCACCATGCCCAATATCACGGAGGATATGTTCCGTCAGGGCGCTATGACCGCGGATTACGATACCGTAATGGAGCTGACCAACCGGGTCACTGAGATGCTGACCCAGGCCTCTACCGCCCGCATCGAAAAAGACGGCCATGTACTGACTCTGGATCTGGCCGGCCGCCCCGGCATTCCCAGCCCCGGCGTGTACCGGGAAAAGGGCCAGGCCGGAAATCTTCCCTCCGGCGAGGCCTACATCGCCCCTCTGGAAAGCGGCTCCAACGGTTCTATGATCATTGACGGCTCCATGGTGGGCATCGGTCTGCTGGAGTCCCCCCTTCAGGTGCAGGTCAAGGACGGAAAACTGCAGAGCATCCAGGGCGCCGAGGCTGAAAAGGTGGGCTTCCTGCTGAACAATGAGCGCAATGCCACCCTGTGTGAGCTGGGCATCGGCACCAACTACGCCGCCAGACTGACCGGCGTGATTCTGGAGGATGAGAAGGCCTATCAGACCGTGCACATTGCCTTTGGAACCAACATCGGATTTGGCGGGACAAATAAAGCGGACTGCCACATCGACGGAATCATCAAAAATCCTACGCTCTACCTGGATGATGTCCTGGTTCTGAAGGACGGAGCTTTCCAGATCTGA
- a CDS encoding AroM family protein, translating to MIKVGAITIGQSPRTDVTQDILPLLGDQVELLQAGGLDGLTREEIEAFQPGPDDYVLISRLRDGSSAVFAERYILPRLQNCIDQLEQQGVEIILFLCTGDFPAVFHSKVPLIFPCKVLNGLVPALASRSRIAVVTPTPQQVAQSESKWKEYVSQVTVIPASPYGSPEELDRAARQAAEMDVDLVVMDCIGYSAEMKAKFHEISGKPVILSRTLATRVLMELLS from the coding sequence ATGATCAAAGTGGGCGCTATCACCATCGGCCAATCTCCCAGAACCGACGTGACCCAGGACATTCTCCCCCTGCTGGGGGACCAGGTGGAGCTTCTCCAGGCCGGCGGTTTGGATGGGCTGACCCGGGAGGAGATCGAAGCCTTTCAGCCCGGCCCAGACGACTATGTATTGATCTCCCGCCTGCGGGACGGAAGCTCCGCCGTCTTTGCCGAGCGTTATATTCTCCCCAGACTGCAAAATTGCATTGACCAGCTGGAGCAGCAGGGTGTAGAAATAATTCTGTTCCTCTGCACTGGAGATTTTCCTGCCGTATTTCACTCCAAGGTGCCTCTGATTTTCCCCTGCAAGGTCCTCAACGGCCTGGTTCCCGCTCTGGCCAGCCGGAGCAGGATCGCCGTCGTCACTCCCACGCCCCAGCAGGTGGCCCAATCGGAGAGCAAATGGAAGGAATATGTTTCCCAAGTCACCGTGATTCCCGCCTCTCCCTACGGAAGCCCCGAGGAGCTGGACCGGGCAGCCCGCCAGGCAGCGGAAATGGACGTAGACCTGGTGGTGATGGACTGCATTGGATACAGTGCGGAAATGAAAGCCAAGTTCCATGAAATCTCGGGAAAGCCAGTCATTTTGTCCCGCACCCTGGCCACCCGAGTTTTGATGGAACTGTTATCTTGA
- a CDS encoding DUF1177 domain-containing protein — MLIKQVIELIDILDSPSASGTAVEQYLRAIDPQANIEVYALQGPKGKTDMVKVRIPGTRGKSSGGSAPTIGLLGRLGGLGARPERIGFVSDGDGALCALSVAAKLLDMKVKGDHLEGDVFISTHVCPNAPTRPHTPVPFMDSPVEMAQVNREEVTDELDAILSVDTTKGNKIINTRDFSISPTVMQGYILKVSSDLVDLMEITLGKPAHVFPLSQQDITPYGNDLYHLNSILQPATATKAPVVGVAIATQTPVPGCATGASHFADIEEAARFMLEAAKAFGRGELSFYDKEEFARIQALYGDMSHFQGFGKQ; from the coding sequence ATGCTTATCAAGCAAGTAATTGAACTCATCGACATTCTCGATTCTCCCTCCGCCTCCGGCACAGCCGTGGAGCAGTACCTGCGCGCCATCGATCCCCAGGCCAATATTGAGGTCTACGCCCTCCAGGGTCCCAAGGGAAAAACCGACATGGTGAAGGTGCGCATCCCCGGCACTCGGGGCAAGTCCTCCGGCGGCAGCGCCCCCACCATCGGCCTGCTGGGCCGTCTGGGCGGCCTGGGCGCCCGTCCTGAGCGCATCGGCTTTGTCTCCGACGGCGACGGCGCTCTGTGCGCTCTGTCGGTGGCTGCCAAGCTGTTGGACATGAAGGTAAAGGGCGACCATCTGGAGGGAGATGTGTTCATCTCCACCCACGTCTGCCCCAACGCCCCCACCCGTCCTCACACCCCCGTTCCCTTCATGGACTCCCCGGTGGAGATGGCTCAGGTCAACCGGGAGGAGGTCACCGACGAGCTGGACGCCATCCTCTCTGTGGACACCACCAAGGGCAATAAGATCATCAACACCCGGGACTTCTCCATCTCTCCCACCGTCATGCAGGGCTACATTCTGAAGGTCAGCAGCGACCTGGTGGACCTCATGGAGATCACCCTGGGCAAGCCCGCCCATGTCTTCCCCCTCTCCCAGCAGGATATCACCCCCTATGGCAACGACCTGTACCACCTCAACAGCATCCTGCAGCCCGCCACCGCCACCAAAGCCCCGGTGGTAGGCGTGGCCATTGCCACCCAGACCCCGGTGCCCGGTTGCGCCACCGGCGCCAGCCACTTTGCCGACATCGAGGAAGCCGCCCGCTTTATGCTGGAGGCCGCCAAAGCCTTTGGCCGCGGTGAGCTGTCCTTCTACGACAAGGAGGAGTTTGCCCGCATTCAGGCGCTCTATGGCGATATGAGTCACTTCCAGGGCTTCGGCAAACAATAA
- a CDS encoding DUF917 family protein, which produces MQTNSTRLTAQSVSWAALGGSILGGGGGGSADTGAQTGNLAVEFSDLHLTPIDAVDPDAIIVTASMVGAPAAKEKYVSPVDLLRCVELFTQKTGLKPGGIVTNENGGGSTFNGWLQASVLGIPLLDAPCNGRAHPTGVMGSLNLHRDPSYVTTMTCVGGREELGRHVECTVTGSITHCSKLVRASAVEAGGLVAVVRNPVSAQFLRENSALGGLSHAIETGRCYAQGLERSVDYAVHAVADFLGGQVLTRGTVEDYQLRSEGGFDVGTVKVCGYEMSFWNEYMTVDGPDGERMGTFPDLIMTFDAQTGRPTPTSDLAPGQEIYLIRTSYRNLKLSAPMFDKELLAEVEGIIHRPMLAHVDF; this is translated from the coding sequence ATGCAAACAAACTCCACCCGTCTCACTGCCCAGTCGGTAAGCTGGGCTGCCCTAGGAGGTTCCATCCTGGGCGGCGGCGGAGGCGGCTCGGCGGACACCGGCGCGCAGACCGGCAACCTGGCCGTTGAGTTCAGCGACCTGCACTTGACCCCCATTGACGCGGTAGACCCCGACGCCATCATTGTCACTGCCTCTATGGTAGGTGCCCCGGCTGCCAAGGAGAAGTATGTCAGTCCCGTAGACCTGCTGCGCTGCGTGGAGCTGTTCACACAAAAAACCGGTCTGAAGCCGGGCGGCATTGTCACCAACGAAAACGGCGGCGGTTCCACCTTTAACGGCTGGCTCCAGGCCTCCGTGTTGGGCATCCCCTTACTGGATGCCCCCTGCAACGGACGGGCGCACCCCACCGGAGTTATGGGCAGCCTGAACCTTCACCGGGACCCCAGCTATGTCACCACCATGACCTGCGTGGGCGGCCGGGAGGAGCTGGGCCGCCATGTGGAGTGCACCGTCACTGGCTCCATCACCCACTGTTCCAAGCTGGTACGGGCTTCCGCCGTGGAGGCGGGCGGTCTGGTCGCCGTGGTGCGCAACCCGGTATCCGCCCAGTTTCTGCGGGAAAACAGCGCTCTGGGCGGACTTTCCCACGCCATTGAAACAGGCCGGTGCTATGCGCAGGGCCTGGAGCGTTCCGTGGACTACGCCGTACATGCTGTGGCCGACTTTTTAGGCGGCCAGGTACTCACCCGCGGCACCGTAGAGGACTATCAGCTGCGCAGCGAGGGCGGCTTTGACGTGGGCACCGTAAAGGTGTGCGGCTATGAGATGTCCTTCTGGAACGAGTATATGACAGTAGACGGCCCCGACGGAGAGCGAATGGGCACCTTCCCCGATCTCATCATGACCTTTGACGCCCAGACCGGACGTCCCACCCCCACTTCCGATCTGGCGCCGGGGCAGGAGATCTATCTCATCCGCACCAGCTATCGCAACCTGAAACTGTCCGCCCCCATGTTTGACAAGGAACTGCTGGCCGAGGTGGAGGGCATCATCCACCGTCCCATGCTGGCTCACGTTGACTTTTAA